The genomic interval gaccagggggctacagcagaacgagtgatcctttgctcgagccagcaaccttgggtccaagctggtgagtcttgctcaaaccagatgaacccgcactcaagctgacgacctcggggtctcgaacctggatcttcgcatcccagaccgacgctctatccactgcgccaccgcctggtcaggctggttggttcttgtttgtgccttgactgggtttcAAACCCACAATGCTataacccagtgtttttcaaatgcTGGTCCATGGACAAGTGccaatctgccagaaattttgtgacAGTCCTTGAAAGAtttaactaccctgatgttgtattaAGATCATAGATCCAATGATCTCagtcgaattcacttatgctcaaggtgattgccacttatcaacTTGTATCAtctatgaaaatactattgagattgccttagatatctttagaacttgTAGGCTCATTTGAACAACCTTTTGCACTGTGCAGAGcagcagagcatttacaaatcatgcacaatagacaaaaagcattcagacaaacTTATGCTTGTGGAGTtcggaaatcaagcaccagcttgtactgTGTTACAGTTATATtcagtaagataaaactttatttgttgtaTATTTCCATTTCCAGCCAGCTAGGTTATGCCTAGGCTCTAACTCTCACCCACCCTCTCTGTAGTTCATTTTTCTCATGCTTGTACAAATAGCATTCAGACTAACATGTAGTGTTAAATGCATGGTGGTATTCAGAAACAAAGTACCAGCTTGCACCATAATGCACTATGTGTGCAGTATGATAAAACTTTATCTGTGGCGTGTTTTTGTTTCTGGCCCCCTCCTTCTCTCagtagttcatttttttcatgcttgtgaAAAGTCATGAATGTACTTGCCTGTTCAGAACAAGTTgatattgtttgcaaataaattACTGTGTGTTTTAGTGTCATTGTGCTGTTAATTTTAAACCCTACAAAATGGAAagtaaaaaacaaccaaacatgTTAACCTTCTTCAAAAAAAACAATAGTAAAAGAAAAGCAGCGATAACACTtagctgggatataaaactgagactcatggacatagataaaagtgaagtgattatcaGGGAAAGGGGGTTGTAGAAGGAGAGGGTaagggagaggagtaaagagggacaagtatgcgGTGACAGAGactgatttgattttgggtgataggcacacaacacaatcaactgttcaaatgctatagagatattcacctgaaacctatgtgctcttgttgatcaatgtaacccattaaatttaattttctaaatttaaaaaaatgaaagaaattgaaatgttACATCTGAAAATGAAAACTAGTGATGTCACCAAAAGTAAACCAAGTACTAGTGCttcaagttaaaaagaaatagtgaggccctggccggttggctcagcggtagagcgtcggcctagcgtgcggaggacctgggttcgattcccggccagggcacacaggagaagtgcccatttgcttctccacccctcggccgcgctttcctctctgtctctctcttcccctcccgcagccaaggctccattggagcaaagatggcccgggcgctggggatggctctgtggcctctgcctcaggcgctagagtggctctggtcacaacatggcgacgcccaggatgggcagagcatcgccccctggtgggcagagcgttgcccctggtgggcgtgccgggtggatcctggtcaggcgcatgcggaagtctgtctgactgtctctccctgtttccagcttcagaaaaatgaaaaaataaaataaaataaaataaataaaaagaaaaaaataaaaagaaacagtgaaaaagaaatgtgttgattATTTGGAAGGTGCAACagaagccaaaaaaagaaaaggaaccttTGCTAGGCAGTAGTGTTAAATGGAttgtcagggacagagagagggacagataaggacagacagacaggaagggacagagatgagaagcatcaattccttcttgtggcacctcagttgttcattgattgctttttcatatgtgccttgaccgtgggccttcagcagactgagtgaccccttgctcaagccagcgaccttgggtccaagctggtgagctttgctcaaatcagatgagccaacgctcaagctggtgacttcggggtttcgaacctgggtcctccgtgtcccagtccgatgctctatccactgcgccactgcctggtcaggtagctaattactttaaaaaaatattttatttattgatcgttagagaaagagaaagtagggGGAGAAGCAGGGTGCATCAacgcatagtagttgctttctgtatgtgccttgaccaggcaagcccagggtttcaaaccagctaccttagcattccaggtcaacgctttatacactgtgccaccacaggtcaggcaagtaagCTAGTCATTACCAACCTGTATGTAaatcatgatttttttaatatttgctaagttttgaaaatatgtatCTAAGGCCATGTCACCCTGAGTgcgcccgatctcatctgatctctgAAAATATGTGATGTTTATTAGCTTTTAGTATAGTCACCGTAGTCAGGAAGGTCACCCCTTCTGTTCTCCACTGAAATGCTTCTCAACAGAAATCCTTCACACCTTTTTCAAAAATCTATAATGACAAGTTTACATTTGGAGGACCTCAGTTACCCACTCTCACTCTTGTTCTCAAATCTCTCAGGTGACCACCAACTAATAGTGTGTGTTCCCCATGAATCTTGATCTTCTGAGATATAACATTAAGAGATTTGGTTACCAGCATATCTTCTGACATGTAACTGAAGGCTTGAAGGCtcaattttggattttgttctgAAGTTTAGTTTTGTTCCACCAAAAGTAACATAAGCTGCTTGgtggtcttcttcttcttctttgagaaagagagaaacatcaaggtgcccctgtatgtgccttaaccggagAATTGAAccatgctttgggacaatgctccaaccaacaaagctatcgggccagggcttaatttttattgatttttaaggagaaagagaggggaaaggagagaagggggtggtaagagaagcattcatttgttgctccactcagtcatgcaatccttggctgcttcctgtgtgtgtgccctgaccggagatagAGCCCGCAACCTGTTGTTTTGGGACAGTtctcttaactgactgaactaaccggccagggccttactctTCTTTTGTTTGCTCTTTTCTGCTTACATAGGGTGGGCAATAAGAAGAGGTACTCAGTATATGGATTGTCAGGGACTGATATTTTGGAACTCCCCTGAGATTCAACCTGTAACAACactgcagctgagcaaagttTTGGTTGTGCCATGCCTAGGACCTAGCAAGTGGCACCCACTGAGGTTACCTTTCTAGAGGAAGGTTGGCTCTGGTTAAATCCTTCACTTGGTCAGCATCTATTAAGCACTTACAATGACCTGGACCACCAGAGCTGGACAAGATAGAAACCTGTCACTCCATGAGGTCAGAATGTAATGGAGAAAAAGATACCGATAATGGCTACACATTGTGGTAGGCTCATGATAGAGGTCAGCATCCATTTGTAAGACTTTTACTTCCTTAgagttactaaagaagaaaccATGTTCTGGGCAAGTAAGGATGTATTGAATGTCTTACtgatcactttcttttttttttaactgaaggaAAAGTCTCATGAGGCAGTGGAGAACATACATTCAGTCATACCCGTGGCAGGATGCAGGTTCCCACCCTGACTAGCTCTAGAGCAAAACTCTTTGTTAGAGGGGGGCGGCGGGGAAgctggaagcctcaactcccatatgtgccctgaccaggcaagcccagggttttctgaaccggcgacctcagcattccaggtcgacgccccatccactgcgccaccacaggtcaggcgagcaaAATTCTTTGGTCTCTGTTTCCGCATGTACTAAATGAAGGACTCATAGGGTAaataggaaatgaaaataattaagacaATGGATGTAAAGTGGATATACTTAGCACAATGTCTTGCATAAACATACTGGGTAGTACTATTGCATGTACTTTGTGCTCTCTTAACAAATAACTACCACATCAAAGTATTCTTAGCTGTATGGAAAACATTCATATGAGTtgtcaataaacaaaatatcaaCTTCAAtatagaatttaagaaaaaaattaaggaaaataaaagtatctCAAATGTGATCTTAGGACTTTGCCTCAGTTGTCCACCCCTGCCTCATCCACTCAGACCCGGGGTAATCAGACCATTCCACATATAACCCTTCCAGAAAGTCCCAAAATAAAGAAACCCCAAGTACTAGGCTGCATGGAGTTTGAAGTGGTGCTTCAGATGAaaataaccttttatttatttatttatttatttattatttatttattttaaatgacctCTCATGAATAGAAACAGGGCAAATTAGAGTACTCCATAGATAATGTTCCTAAAATAATGCATtgccactggcttgagtaatCCTATTATAGTAATATAGGTACAGATAATACATTATGTCAAATATGTAGATAGAAGATGGTATGTCCTGAAAAATTATTTCAGGTAAAAAAGTGGCCTAAATGAAAGGAGTCATTGATAGTAATGATCCATGCGAAAAGCTTAGTTTCATGAAATGGCatgaagaaaaattatagaatattacatgtatgatttcatatatgaatatataatcaaattactaaaataaatattgaaagcaGGAGTTCTCTCTTCCCACATCAGTATGTTTCTGTAGACTGTATTGTCCCCTCAGCACTGCTGGAGCCATCAATTCTCACTTCATCCTTGCCTTTCTAAGCCTTTCATTCTTACTCAGTGCTTGAAGTATTTGATATTATTTGGCTTCTTCCTCCACTACTCTTCTGCCTTGGTGATTTCTATGCTTCACCTGCTACCTCTCATGGTGCAGGCTCTTATGGGGCCCCCTCCGGGGGTGGGGCCTCCACCGGTGGGGGGGCCGCCTCTGGGGTTGGGGCTGCTTCCGGTGGGGGGGCCGCCTCCGGTGGGGGGGCTGCCTCCGGTGGGGGGGCAGCCTCCGGTGGGGGGACCGCCTCTGGTGGAGGAGCAGCCTCCAGGGGTGGGGCCTCCTCTGGTGGGGGAGCAGCCTCTGGGGTTGGGGCCGCCTCCAGTGGGGGCGCAGCCTGTGGTGGGGGGGCCGCCTCCAGTGGGGGGGCACCCTCCGGGTGTGGGGGCTCCTCCGGTGGGAGGGTCTCCTCTGGTGGGGGGGCCGCCTCCGGTTGGGGCCCCATAAGAACCTGCACCATGACAGCCTCCTCTATGAGGGCTGCCTCAGAGGTCTCCGAGGATTCCACTGTTACTACCAACATCTCTGACCCTGTGGTTTCAGCTGAACTTAATTCTGGGGTGGCCCCTGGGGTCTCTATTGACTCAATTCCAGCATTAAGGCTAATGCAACATATTAATAGTATCAATACCACTAAAAGAAATGTAGGGAgtatgaaaactacaaagctaaTTCCATGAAGCTGCACATTCTTACGCTGAACAGGACTGCCACTTCTATCTACACTATTTTCTTCAGTTGGTTGGCCAGGGGGACCACTGTCCACACTCCCTCCatttcctggagctctgcagtCAGGGGGCGCATAGCCAGCCTCACAATGGCAGTGCCTTAAATTGTTGCAGACTCCTCTCCCACTACACATCTCTACTGGTTTGCAGTCGTAGTTGAGCCCGGCAGAATCAGTGCAGGAGTAGTTCATGCAGACTTTGTTTGGGGCACAAGGAGTGCCAGAGGGCACATCTCCATCATCAGGGACATCAGTGGTGTTATAGGCGTCCATGCTCCAGCAGAAGTCTCCTTCATACGGAATCTGCATTAGTGTCTGATGGGGTTTGATTGATGGTAACTGTCTAATGTTTGTACATACCATTTTCCCACAAAATATATTATCATCAAAACACTTAACATATCTTGACGCTGTCGAGGCGGGATGGCCACAGTTTCCAAACCGGTCCCCTTTGCTGTTTATTGAAATGTAACAGTTTTCTGGGGCAGACCGTGCAGTGTGCCCATATATAGCCATGCACTGATTATCGGGGCTCCTACACCGACCACCAACACAATAGTGAAATCTGTCGCATGACGTACCATCTTGCTTATAGCTGTCTGCGGGGCACTCTGCAGAAGTACCGTTACAATACTCTGGGAGATCACACTCCCCCAAAGCAGAACGGCACAGGAATCCCTTCTTTCTCAGTTGGCAGCCAGAACAGCAGAGTCCACCACTACAATCTGCACTGCTCCTCAGGCTACACGTTTGGTCACAGCACGGGTCACTGTAACAGGCAGAACCACAGTCACACTGCTCGTCGCCCTCCACCACACCATTTCCACAGTAGGAATCCCTACGCAAGCGGCCTTTGCGCTGAGGTTTGTTAAACAGGCAGGCCCCTTTGTGTTCCTGGAGGAACTGGTAGAAGTAGTCAGAGCTGCAGTTGCTGAAGCCACTTTCCTTGGTGATATTTTCATACATGAGGCAGAAGTGTTTCTCTTTGCAAATACAGGCCGAGTGGTCGTGCTGAATACCCAAGTTGTGCCCAAGCTCGTGGGCCATGAGCGCTGCAGACAGGAGGAGATCTTGATGATGGAGCGATTCAACAGCTGCCGCGAAGCCACTGGAACAGGCACCATCGAGAAATGCGTGTCCCATACCCTGTTCAGGACGCTGTCCGACAATCATGTGGGCAACATCGTGCTTCACACGGTGGAGGAGCTGCTCTTGTCGCCAGCTATTGAAATTCCCGAGTGTAACTTGCAGGTCCGCGGGGACCTCTACGAGGTCCCCCTCGGTCCAAATCTCCATTCCAGCCAGCACCACCTCTGTGTTGATTCCCCTAGTGAAGCTGTTGGCCAGGGCAATGACGTCCAGTACTCTCTGGACTGTCTCACTGACGTCACCGCCCCACATTTGGAACTGCAGGTTGTTGACCACGACAAACATCTCCACGTACTTGGTGTGTGACCACAAGTAGGACAGCGCCTGTAGCCCGGCGGGAAGCCTGGCAGTCCCTTGTGGCCGGCTGCTGGAcacctcttggctgtctttggagGTGACACTGCAGGAGACTCGAGCTTGATGTGACACGGTGTACAACACGTGTTCGAACCGTTTTGAAGAGTCCATCGGCTCGATGCCATAGGCTTTTCCCTCCTTAATCAGGATGCCCCTGAGGCCTGAACAGGCATTGACAGAAACAAAAGAACCCAGGACACCTTCTATGTAGCCTTCATAGTGACAGTCATGTGAGATGACAGGCATTTCTTGTCCCAGGATGCCCTTGTGGTAGCTAAAGACTGGAAAGTTGTGGACAAAACAGTCTCTCTTCACCTGCAGGCGAATCAGCTGTTTCTGGCCCTGCATCAGGATCACATAGGATGCCTTTTCCCCTGggtcttcccttccctccacagTCAGAGCCTTGGGGATGACTATTTCATAAGAAGAGTAATATACCGATCCCAGGTCACAGTACAAGCTAGGCAGCAAACTCAGCACCAACACCAGCACCGTCCCCAACCTGACACATGAGGATCCTGGCACCAGTCCCAGCCTCAAGTCCCTCCTCTGCTGTGCCCAAGTCTGAAACTTTATCTTACCCTCTTTCAAGGCCACCTGGTTTTTCCATAGAGAAGGCCACACAGAGGCAGCGTCCCTCACAGCGGCGGAAGGCACTGGCATGGCCCTAGTGAATCAGGTTGGTGATGTGGGGCCTATGTCCATCAGCAGCAGTGCTCCCTGGCATGCTGAACCTTGGAGACTCAGATCTATGCTGGCTCCCTTATGGGTGACTGCTGCCCGATTCTGAGACTTACGGACTTTGAAGCTGTCTGTATTTTGCTTCTCTCTTGGTCTTCAGTAGATTCCTTACTATATGACTTTGTCCCAACAGCAACAGCTTCAGTTCTCCTTGAGACCCTCACAAAGATATACCAAGTAGAGGTCAGTAATGATTTAGCCAGTACTGTAACTCTGGCAAATTATCCTTATCCTCAGTCCAGGCCACAGGACTCCCCGATATCCGTTGATCTGCTCATTCTTTGAAACCCAACATTCTGCaggaggctggggggaggggaaagggattcTTTAGGGATCTATGAGCAGGACAAAATTTTCTGTTGCCCACTACCTCTTTTCCTCATTTCTATTGTAATTTAAGGGTACTGTTTCTCAGTCCAACCCTTCTTTGTCAgggtctgttttttgtttttgagagacagagaagggagatgagaagcatcaactcttagttgcagcactttagttgttcattgattgcttttcagatGTGCTTTAATGGGGGTtggtggctccagccaagccagtgaccccttgctcaagccagagaccttgggcttcaagccactgacctttgggctcaagccagtgaccaaagaatcatgttgatgatcccacactcaagctggtgacctcagcatcccaggtggatactcttatctactctgccaccactagtcaggctgttttttcttttaattcaagaaaaattggccctgtctggttggctcagtggtagagcatctgcctggcatgtggatgtcccaggtttgattcctggtcagggcacacaggagaagcgcccatctgcttctcccccgtcccttctctctctctctcttctcctcctgtagccatgactcaattggagcaagttggccccaggcactgaggatggctccatggcctctgcctcaggcactaagaagagctcagttgatgagcagtggagcaacactccagatgggcaaagcattgtcccctagtgcagtggtccctaaccttttttaggccacggaccagttaaatgtcagaaaatattttcacagaccagcctttaaggtgggacggataaatgtatcgcgtgaccgagacaaacataaagatataacagagggaatctggtcattttttttttattcattttagagaggagagggagagagagaggagagacagagagagagagaaggggggaggagctggaagcatcaaccccatatgtgccttgaccaggcaagcccagggtttcgaactggcgacctcagcatttccaggtcgacgctttatccactgcgccaccacaggtcaggcaagggaatctggtcatttttttaaaataaaacatcgttcagacttaaatataaataaaatggaaataatgtaagttatttattctttctctgcagaccagtaccaaacggcccacggactggtaccggtccacggcccaggggtttgggaccactgccctagtgggcttgctgggtggatcccgattggggtgcatgtgggagtctgtctctctgcctcccctcctctcactgaataaaaaaaaaattgtatgcagATGCACAAATGCTTCGTCATTAGCCTTAGTTCATAATAGATGAAGTTAGACGTTTTATATCTGCGTATAAACAAAATTGTTCTCTATTAAGTTTTCCTAACACAGATACAAGTACAGGTATAAAATGAAATGAGCTCAGTTTCACCAATGAGGTATTATAAGAGGCGAAGATCAAAGTTCAATTCCTTCAAAGTATTCTAGCATAAAAACAAACTGATTTTTAGCCAGGTACCTAGATACCATTTcatctagaaaataaaagtaaactctCTAAGACCTTTTAAAAGATTTCTTCACTTTTGTAACTAACATTGAACTGTAATCTCTGTAGAAGTTCTCAAATTTGGTTTTAATGTTGATTTCCTGGTGTATTCACCAgtataaacttaaagaaaaaaaggcggAGTGTCAGGGAGAATCCCTATCCACATTTCTTGCCCAATCATTTTTCTGTGAATTCtaagataaagtaaaataagACTCTACATCTTTTACCttgcataaaaataatttatattgtcaaatatttacaataaaaataagggtTATAAGTACAAGTTTAACACTAAAAATGGAGAACCACCCTGTCTAATTAAAAAAGTGACATAATACCACCAGATCTCAGCTAGGAAcatgagagcatcaattctttaacTATCCCCAATTAACATTTAATTCCTAATGAAGATGATAAAATTTATCATTAGCATCTAGCAAGAAAATTTATGTCATATcacaaatcatttaaaaaatttacagcaAAAAAGGTGAGATGATTTCCAGCTATATTTCTTGTCTCCTTGTAGTTTATATAATTTAGGAATTATCAAATTTAAGGTGTTTTCCTGTCTTAACCAGAACAAGCAGGCAAGATTAGGTTAAGTCATTTTGTAGGATGAAAGAAgtcaataatgaaagaaaatacctactttttaagtaaacaaaaatataattaaaattaaatatccaaTTTTTCAATTCTCAAACTGAAacattttcttcaataaataacACACACGTAAGCATTCATACACAAGCTCTGATTTAAATCACTTGACTTATGTAACCAATAATTTCTTCAAC from Saccopteryx leptura isolate mSacLep1 chromosome 2, mSacLep1_pri_phased_curated, whole genome shotgun sequence carries:
- the LOC136395695 gene encoding disintegrin and metalloproteinase domain-containing protein 1a-like, whose amino-acid sequence is MPVPSAAVRDAASVWPSLWKNQVALKEGKIKFQTWAQQRRDLRLGLVPGSSCVRLGTVLVLVLSLLPSLYCDLGSVYYSSYEIVIPKALTVEGREDPGEKASYVILMQGQKQLIRLQVKRDCFVHNFPVFSYHKGILGQEMPVISHDCHYEGYIEGVLGSFVSVNACSGLRGILIKEGKAYGIEPMDSSKRFEHVLYTVSHQARVSCSVTSKDSQEVSSSRPQGTARLPAGLQALSYLWSHTKYVEMFVVVNNLQFQMWGGDVSETVQRVLDVIALANSFTRGINTEVVLAGMEIWTEGDLVEVPADLQVTLGNFNSWRQEQLLHRVKHDVAHMIVGQRPEQGMGHAFLDGACSSGFAAAVESLHHQDLLLSAALMAHELGHNLGIQHDHSACICKEKHFCLMYENITKESGFSNCSSDYFYQFLQEHKGACLFNKPQRKGRLRRDSYCGNGVVEGDEQCDCGSACYSDPCCDQTCSLRSSADCSGGLCCSGCQLRKKGFLCRSALGECDLPEYCNGTSAECPADSYKQDGTSCDRFHYCVGGRCRSPDNQCMAIYGHTARSAPENCYISINSKGDRFGNCGHPASTASRYVKCFDDNIFCGKMVCTNIRQLPSIKPHQTLMQIPYEGDFCWSMDAYNTTDVPDDGDVPSGTPCAPNKVCMNYSCTDSAGLNYDCKPVEMCSGRGVCNNLRHCHCEAGYAPPDCRAPGNGGSVDSGPPGQPTEENSVDRSGSPVQRKNVQLHGISFVVFILPTFLLVVLILLICCISLNAGIESIETPGATPELSSAETTGSEMLVVTVESSETSEAALIEEAVMVQVLMGPQPEAAPPPEETLPPEEPPHPEGAPPLEAAPPPQAAPPLEAAPTPEAAPPPEEAPPLEAAPPPEAVPPPEAAPPPEAAPPPEAAPPPEAAPTPEAAPPPVEAPPPEGAP